In Necator americanus strain Aroian chromosome IV, whole genome shotgun sequence, the following proteins share a genomic window:
- a CDS encoding hypothetical protein (NECATOR_CHRIV.G13590.T1), which produces MASANNELSASSTSTTHRRPTDRRQSSASAEVTAAAAAAAASVNSRRELMDAAAAAATRLQLHQLHANRYTYAGPPMTSSPPPRGSSRGPPGPAAHNITVLSLPFPQVIKLAL; this is translated from the exons ATGGCCTCGGCGAATAATGAACTCAGCGCCTCCTCGACAAGCACAACGCATCgtcgaccgaccgaccgacggCAGTCATCCGCCTCGGCAGAGGTGACggcagcggcggcggcggcggctgCG AGTGTGAACTCTCGTCGGGAACTCATggatgctgctgctgctgcagcTACTCGCCTGCAGCTGCATCAGCTGCACGCGAATCGATACACGTACGCCGGCCCCCCGATGACCTCCTCACCCCCGCCTCGCGGATCCAGTCGCGGACCACCTGGTCCAGCGGCGCATAACATTACGGTTCTATCTCTTCCATTCCCTCAGGTCATAAAATTAGCACTctag